The following proteins come from a genomic window of Solwaraspora sp. WMMA2065:
- the groES gene encoding co-chaperone GroES, with translation MPVTTATKVAIKPLEDRILVQANEAETTTASGIVIPDTAKEKPQEGTVLAVGPGRVDDKGNRIPVDVNVGDTVIYSKYGGTEVKYAGEEYLVLSARDVLAVIEK, from the coding sequence ATGCCCGTGACTACCGCGACCAAGGTTGCGATCAAGCCGCTCGAGGACCGGATCCTGGTCCAGGCGAACGAGGCTGAGACCACCACGGCGTCGGGCATCGTGATCCCCGACACCGCCAAGGAGAAGCCGCAGGAGGGCACCGTCCTCGCTGTCGGCCCCGGCCGCGTCGACGACAAGGGCAACCGGATCCCGGTTGACGTCAACGTCGGCGACACGGTCATCTACTCGAAGTACGGCGGCACCGAGGTCAAGTACGCCGGCGAGGAGTACCTGGTGCTCTCCGCCCGCGACGTCCTCGCGGTCATCGAGAAGTGA
- the groL gene encoding chaperonin GroEL (60 kDa chaperone family; promotes refolding of misfolded polypeptides especially under stressful conditions; forms two stacked rings of heptamers to form a barrel-shaped 14mer; ends can be capped by GroES; misfolded proteins enter the barrel where they are refolded when GroES binds), with amino-acid sequence MAKILSFSDDARHLLEHGVNTLADTVKVTLGPRGRNVVLDKKFGAPTITNDGVTIAKEIELTNPYENLGAQLVKEVATKTNDVAGDGTTTATVLAQAMVREGLRNVAAGANPAGLKRGIDAAAQKVSESLLAKAAEVADKGSIAQVATISAQDATIGELIAEAMERVGRDGVITVEEGSTLATELEVTEGLQFDKGFISPHFVTDAEAQEAVLEDAYILITTQKISSIEELLPLLEKIVQDSKPLLIVAEDVDGQALSTLVVNAVRKTVKICAVKAPGFGDRRKAMLQDMAILTGAELIAPELGYKLDAVGLESLGRARRIVVDKDTTTVVDGAGNDSEVADRVTQIRKEIDASDSDWDREKLAERLAKLSGGIAVIKAGAATEVEMKERKHRIEDAIAATKAAVEEGTIPGGGAALSQIAAVLDDDLGFDGDEKVGVSVVRKALHEPLRWIAQNAGYDGYVVVGKVLEGDWGHGLNAATGEYVDLARAGIIDPVKVTRNAVSNAASIAGLLLTTESLVVEKPEKAEPAAGGHGHDHGHGHQHGPGF; translated from the coding sequence ATGGCGAAGATCCTGAGTTTCTCGGACGACGCCCGGCACCTCTTGGAGCACGGCGTCAACACGCTCGCGGACACGGTCAAGGTCACCCTCGGCCCGCGCGGGCGCAACGTCGTGCTGGACAAGAAGTTCGGCGCTCCGACGATCACCAACGATGGCGTGACCATCGCCAAGGAGATCGAGCTCACCAACCCGTACGAGAACCTCGGTGCGCAGCTGGTCAAGGAGGTGGCGACGAAGACCAACGACGTCGCCGGCGACGGGACCACCACCGCCACCGTGCTCGCCCAGGCGATGGTCCGTGAAGGTCTGCGCAACGTCGCCGCCGGGGCCAACCCGGCCGGCCTCAAGCGCGGCATCGACGCGGCCGCACAGAAGGTCTCCGAATCGCTGCTGGCCAAGGCAGCGGAGGTGGCCGACAAGGGCTCGATCGCGCAGGTCGCGACGATCTCGGCCCAGGACGCCACGATCGGCGAGCTGATCGCCGAGGCGATGGAGCGGGTCGGCCGCGACGGCGTCATCACCGTCGAGGAAGGCTCCACCCTGGCCACCGAGCTGGAGGTCACCGAGGGCCTGCAGTTCGACAAGGGCTTCATCTCCCCGCACTTCGTCACCGACGCCGAAGCGCAGGAGGCGGTCCTCGAGGACGCGTACATCCTGATCACCACCCAGAAGATCTCCTCGATCGAGGAGCTGCTGCCGCTGCTGGAGAAGATCGTCCAGGACAGCAAGCCGCTGCTGATCGTCGCCGAGGATGTCGACGGGCAGGCGCTGTCCACCCTGGTGGTCAACGCCGTACGCAAGACCGTGAAGATCTGCGCGGTCAAGGCCCCCGGCTTCGGTGACCGGCGCAAGGCGATGCTGCAGGACATGGCGATCCTGACCGGCGCCGAGCTGATCGCCCCGGAGCTGGGCTACAAGCTCGACGCGGTCGGGCTGGAGTCGCTGGGCCGGGCCCGGCGGATCGTGGTCGACAAGGACACCACCACGGTGGTCGACGGTGCCGGCAACGACTCCGAGGTCGCCGACCGGGTCACCCAGATCCGCAAGGAGATCGACGCGTCCGACTCGGACTGGGACCGCGAGAAGCTCGCCGAGCGGCTGGCGAAGCTCTCCGGCGGCATCGCGGTGATCAAGGCCGGGGCCGCCACCGAGGTGGAGATGAAGGAGCGCAAGCACCGCATCGAGGACGCCATCGCCGCGACCAAGGCCGCGGTCGAGGAGGGCACCATCCCCGGTGGCGGCGCGGCGCTGAGCCAGATCGCCGCCGTGCTCGACGACGACCTCGGCTTCGACGGCGACGAGAAGGTCGGCGTGTCGGTGGTCCGCAAGGCGCTGCACGAGCCACTGCGGTGGATCGCCCAGAACGCCGGCTACGACGGATACGTCGTGGTCGGCAAGGTGCTCGAAGGCGACTGGGGCCACGGGCTCAACGCCGCCACCGGTGAGTACGTCGATCTCGCCCGGGCCGGCATCATCGACCCGGTGAAGGTGACCCGCAACGCGGTCAGCAACGCCGCGTCGATCGCCGGGCTGCTGCTCACCACCGAGAGTCTCGTGGTGGAGAAGCCGGAGAAGGCCGAGCCGGCCGCCGGCGGGCACGGACACGACCACGGACACGGCCACCAGCACGGCCCCGGTTTCTGA
- a CDS encoding class I SAM-dependent methyltransferase translates to MDNVAVHPDELAALRAPEGAAALVTAAEVLAAPGRTDPLAAATALRTAGVPAPLATAALTQAALRARAVGKFGPAAARMFFTRAGLEQATRSVVTDRRADRLRAAGVRHLADLGCGLGADTLAAARAGIRVYAVEADPGTAAIAAANAEATGLAHLVDVVCADATGVDLTGYDAVFCDPARRSGTGRRTFDPDNYSPSWDFVRTLVARVPRTVLKVAPGIDHRLIPPGAEAEWVSVDREVVEAAFWCGPLADTPRRATLLRTGQPATDLTGDGGEPVTVGPVRRYLYDPDGAVVRSHLVAAFAATVDGTLADESIAYVYADTPTDTPYGRCLEITDVLPFSLKRLRALLRERGVTRLEILKRGSPLDPAQLRRDLRLRTASGAGVAASLVLTRVAGAPTALLAHPVPAPGR, encoded by the coding sequence ATGGACAATGTCGCGGTGCACCCGGACGAACTGGCCGCCCTGCGCGCCCCGGAAGGCGCGGCCGCGCTGGTCACCGCAGCCGAGGTGCTGGCCGCACCGGGCCGGACGGATCCACTCGCGGCGGCGACCGCGCTGCGTACCGCCGGGGTGCCGGCACCGCTGGCGACCGCCGCGCTCACCCAGGCCGCGCTGCGCGCCCGCGCGGTCGGCAAGTTCGGCCCGGCCGCCGCCCGGATGTTCTTCACCCGCGCCGGCCTGGAGCAGGCCACCCGGTCGGTGGTAACCGACCGGCGCGCCGACCGGTTACGCGCCGCCGGGGTACGCCACCTCGCCGACCTGGGCTGCGGTCTCGGCGCGGACACCCTCGCCGCCGCCCGGGCCGGCATCCGGGTGTACGCGGTGGAGGCCGACCCGGGCACCGCCGCGATCGCCGCCGCCAACGCCGAGGCGACCGGGCTGGCCCACCTGGTCGACGTGGTCTGCGCCGACGCCACCGGAGTCGACCTCACCGGCTACGACGCGGTCTTCTGCGACCCGGCCCGCCGGTCCGGCACCGGTCGGCGCACCTTCGACCCGGACAACTACTCCCCGTCCTGGGACTTCGTCCGGACCCTGGTCGCCCGAGTGCCACGGACCGTACTCAAGGTGGCACCGGGCATCGACCACAGGTTGATCCCGCCAGGAGCCGAGGCCGAGTGGGTCAGCGTCGACCGGGAGGTGGTCGAGGCGGCGTTCTGGTGCGGCCCGCTGGCCGACACCCCACGCCGGGCCACCCTGCTGCGGACCGGCCAGCCGGCCACCGACCTGACCGGCGACGGCGGCGAGCCGGTCACCGTCGGCCCGGTCCGGCGTTACCTGTACGACCCGGACGGGGCGGTGGTCCGCTCGCACCTGGTCGCCGCGTTCGCCGCGACCGTCGACGGCACTCTCGCCGACGAGTCGATCGCCTACGTCTACGCCGACACGCCGACCGACACGCCGTACGGCAGGTGTCTGGAGATCACCGACGTGCTGCCGTTCTCGCTGAAGCGGCTGCGGGCGCTGCTGCGCGAACGCGGTGTCACGCGGCTGGAGATCCTCAAACGCGGATCCCCGCTCGACCCCGCCCAGTTGCGCCGCGACCTGCGGCTGCGTACCGCCTCTGGGGCCGGCGTGGCGGCGAGTCTGGTGCTGACCCGGGTGGCCGGCGCCCCGACGGCGCTGCTCGCCCACCCGGTGCCGGCGCCGGGCCGGTGA